The genomic segment CCAGCACGGTCCGCAGCAAAAGGGGTCGACCACCACAGAACAAAAGACGACCGGAAGGTAGAATAAAACCTTCTGATCTTTCAAACAAGAGTTGTGAAGCtcacaaaatgtattaatcttaaaaatctaactgcaaaataaaataaaatgtcctaTTATTCATTTGTCCCTGACCTCATAGTGTTCACATCGTCTCTGATTAATCTGATTTGATATTGATGTCCTTTTGTGTCACCTGACAGAAGAGACTGTTGAGGGTCCGTGGGTAATGCGTAATGACACACTGCAGACACCAGGGGCCCTTCACACCCCACAGCTCACATCCACTGCCCTGAGAGAAAATCCCAGACAGGCAGCGGATCACATCCCAGACCAAGACTCGTCGGAACCAGGCTCAGAACCAGACTACATGCACAAGTATGGATTTAAAGCCTAATAAAAAcagacagctgtttttttttcacattgaagGATAGACAGGAGAAACATTATGCAGAACGTGCCGTTTTCTTATGTAACTTGAGCTCCTGCTGAAGCAATTCTCACACTGTTCTCGCATCACTTTGTCCCCTCACATTCAGTCCTCAGATGCAGATGTCATGGTTGGATCAGCAGAAGATGGAGGAGGTGAACAGAAAAGAGAGAGGAGGGATGAACTACATGAAATCACGCAGTGGTGGAGTGAGACAGCAGGTGTACGTACTCAAACTGACCATGATGCTAAGCAGTGGACATTTCAGAAAGCTTTTTGTCCTTTACTAAAGCACCAAAGTCATGAGAAGTCATCACAGCAATTATAACCATGTGTGCAATGACTTAACCCCCTTTAATCCTAATAGATTAGatgttacataataaaatatataattacataagacaatatttaacacacacatgtataaataatgtaaaaaaaattgctcattgcttttataaaaagGCAGCAACAGCAAtataagtaaattattattaacaaatatatttatatattacatatgttaaaatagtaattttatagaataataaaaacttacttataattacatttaatttaatccaGTTAAAAAAGTATGTATTGCATACACTTATTAAATGGGAAGATATTTAAGTTATAATAACTGTCagaataaaatagatttaattatatattattagataataaaaaattaagacatttatacagtaataataacgtattaatatataataatacaaatctagATATATAGTTTATTCGAGTAAGCGTAAGTATAGTTTAAGAAATGAATGCCTGATTAGAAAACTACAGTTTATCGTATCCTTAAAACTCGTTATTCCTTTCAGACGAGGCCTCATGGAAGATGACGCCGAGCCCATCTTCGAGGACGTGATGATGTCCTCCCGCGGTCAGCTAGAGGACATGAATGAGGAATTCGAGGATACGATGGTGATAGATTTGGTAAGCGCTTACAGATGTGCTGAGCTCTGCTTTGTGACTTCTTTAGTGCATTTGTAATGTTTCTGGTGACAGCCAAGACTACGGCTCAAGTGACAACATCTGTTCATCTGTAAGATTAGATCCTTGAGGTCATTTTTGCTCATGTGTCCGTTCCACGTTTTAGCCGGCATCGAGAAACCGGAGAGAAAGAGCTGAACTCAGACCAGACTTTTTTGACTCTACTGCCATAATGGAAGATGATGCTGTGAGTGCACctttaagacattaatatgtaaaTTAGATCTAGGTGTAAAAATGTAACTTGTTTTGTAGGATTACCACATTTAAATCATCAAATGGAAACcctgttttgttttaaacatcATTCTGAACATGCTTTTTTCATTCAGTGCTCTGAATAGTGATCAATTTACCTTGTCGTCGTCTTCTAACAGGGATTCGGAATGCAGATGTTTTGAGCGAGATTTCAGCCTCTGTGGGGATCACAACCAGCAACCAACAAGAATCACATCGtcaatgtttattttgtgttttaatagcAGTTTTCACACAACTACTCAAGCATGTGAGCTTCCTTTCTTAGTTTTGTGGTCGGCCAAAATCCCATTGTGAGCCTTTCCTGTCAGTCAGCATTTCCTCAGTTCATAAGGACCAAGAAAGCCTGAACAATCTGTAATCTGCTGGTCTCACGTTGGTGTAACGATTTCAGCAACATCTCCACTGTATCGGTTCCTGTTTTTCACATCCAGTGATTTCTCAGAGCAGATGTGGTTTAATCAGACCTTGTTCGGACAGAAGTGTTGTGACTCCACTGCTTTCTAGCTATTTTTAAGACTACCACCCATTCATGTTCCGGTTTTGTTCAGGGTGAAATTTAGAAAGCATACATTCATAAGCTAGAGCCgtgattattttcttttcatgtttGTCCAGAAGTTCTATTGGCCTTAATGTATTATGGCTTGAATTTGGTGTTAGATTACTTCGTTTATCAGATTAGTTAAAGCAAAGCCCACATTTGTTCAGGAcaactttttaaaactaaaaatgttcgGATGTATGCGGCTATTTCAGGAGGAAGTACATCGaagtattcattcattcagacacTGGTCATGTGTTGAAGAACTTGTTTGTTCTCGTTTTAAAGACATGTTTACCTCCTCTGTTTAGTCTGCTCAGTGATTTACCTTTTTACTGTGCTTTTTTGGAAACATTGTAGCTTTCACACAATACTGTATTGCTGTGAACATTTATTAATCGTTTATTGGGCTTTTAGGTCCATCTGAATATCCACAGAGCAGGTTTTGAACAAGCCTGTGTGGGATTGAAGAGTGATGTCAGAATCCTTGTTTAGACCAATGCTTTTAGATACAATTCTGTTTCAAGACTCCGATCAAACAACGGgattgtcatttattttaaccttttaactgttcaaactttgcttttttttaaaaaaaaaacaacaacaaaaaatgtttaaataaaagtatttaaaagtatTGTCAAGTATTTTGTGCAACCTACCTTGTTACTAATACACATTAATTGTTGCTATATGCAGTATTTGTTTAGATTATTCTCAGAAACTTTGGGACTAACATCAGTGAGGCATatctatgtaaataaaataaaaaacaatctcATTCTCTTTGAGACATAGGAAAGGAAGAGTAAGGATTGTCAACAAATATTGGTTTTACTGGGAAATAATCAAACTGAATTCAAAGATGGTAATATAActggttttaaattaaattctacGCTGTGTTTGAATATATGTTATGATaatgaattttaaacatttaaatatgctaataaaaattacattaaatttatgcatttagcagacgcttttatccaaagcgacttacagtgcattcagggtataaatttttacctatcatgtatatataattaaaactatGTGACATTACTATAAATATTACAAAGTTCAGTTAAATTAGTCTAATGTTATTGGTAGTTGTAATAGACATTTGAAAGTGTaatgaagtattgtgaaaagtATGCCATGCAGAAAGGAAATAATATTCACAGCTTAATATTAATTGCTGCACGCATTAGATTGCGCTgttgaaatgacaaaaaaaacatagATAATGTAAAGTGTAGGGAAATAATTTCACGTACTTTGCTATTTTAATAATGTGTCTGGATATTTTACTTGCTGTCtgttatgtttatttgtttttttcagggCCACGCCCCACATTATAACGTTTATGTAACCAAGGGAACCAGTCGCCCACACTAGTTTGCGTTCTCTTCTCGCGAGTTAAATAACAACCTCCATGCCGGGAAAAGTATCGCGAGACTATCACGGAAGCATCCCGCTCCATAGCTCCATAGTCGTTCTTGTTTTGTTCTCGCGAGATGTTCACAGCAGCGCCCCCTCCTTGTTCTAATGCGCAGAGAGGAAGGGAGGGGATAAGCcttttcaaatacatttcaatATCGCTACTGAATATATATCTATACGTTTTTGTCTCCAAAGAATAATTTGTGCATATAGTGTGGATATTAAATTCGCATATTTATCACGCGTAACTCGTGCGACGCGCCCGAACGAAAGGAAAACGGCAGGATACATCCTAAAAAGAAGCGAAGCGGCCTGTTTTTGTTTCCGAGGCGCAGCTCACACTGACATCAAACGGGCAGCTAACTCAACGGGGCTTTGTTACACCCGACCTGGAATCCCTTCGCAAGCATGCACGGTGAATATCTGGCAGCCTAACGCACTGGAAGACCGGTTGCACAAAAAGCGGcctgttttcttttttgcagcGCTATGAAGAGTGGCGGACAATAACAGAGTGACGGTGCTTGTGTACTGTCGCTATGAGCTGAGGCTGATTAACTTACATGTACGCACGACAAGAATAATATATAAACCTATGGAGTAGCACTCCAAATAAGGACTGCGTTCATCCAGGATAAGACAAGGAGGCAATCTGTGCTCTCTGGTGGTAACCTAATTGCAGGCCCGGTGGGGTGAAGAGCGCCGCCAGTGTGTTgttgttgaattaaaaaaataataatgcaagaaATTGTGCAAATGCATCGCTGAATGTGTTTTCAATCGGATCATAGTGGATGTGCTTTTATCcgatgacgacgatgatgattTGGCCGTATTTCGTGCCGTGGAAGAGGGGCAAACGTTAAGATGGAGTGGTTTTAATGCATGCGATGTAACGCAAAGACAACCATATCTGCTGAAATCTCCCCTGCATTTCACACTCGACGGAATTGCACGCGCAGGTTCATCGACATTGATGATACGTGGGCTGAAGCCTCGTACTGTCGCTCCTAATCTTTTTTCCTCCCCGAACTGGATCTGTCTAGCTCGACACTGCTGAGATGAACCCGGTGAATGCGACCACTCTCTACGTGTCAGCTTGTCGGTCGGTGCTGCAGTGCGATCCCCGGGACCCCCAGGCTTTGGCGGAAATCTATAAGCTCTTGCCTTTTTTCAGACAGTCTCTAGCCTGCCTTGTGTGTGGTGAGAGCCCGTTTATTTTGCTTCATCACTGCATGCTTGCTTGATCATTTCTGCTTGATCACTGCATGCTTATAAGGTGCTCTCAAAGCTCCACCGACCATGACACACCCCCATTCAGTCCACAGATTCCTGACCCACAATGACAACTGGAGCCTGGGTATTTAGACACACAGCAGTGCATACAGGCTCTGTGTTTATAGATGTATGGGGGTTGAATAGTAATGGCTTGCCTGTTCAGTCAGATAAAACCGATTGCTTAAGACAGATTGCCCATTTATTCAGATTCCATCTTTACAGGTTTTTCAGTGGAAACGTtcatatatagtgtatatataatatttatttagaaatgtatatatttgaaatttatttcaaatcattataattttatgttagaatttgtttttaatatccaacaattttttttattattatttgggttTCTGTAACATTGAAAcattatatatgttaatataaattatagataattatttaatcatattatttatataattttatgctgaattttatatatatatatatatatatatatatatatatatatatatatatatatatatatattagttggaAATGCACTTTTCCGGTGCAAATAATATATTGATTGTTTTCAAAAATTGATTGGTCAATAGGTGTGGGAACCCTGTATGCAGCAGTGCTATTATTTTGAATGAGTTGGTAATTCATTGcttcttttctttcttaaaatataGCTATTGATAATCCATGTATATTTTCTAATCACATCAGTAAttgcttaatatttatattatattacataacacGCATGTGTTTATAAAAACAATGCATATGCATTTGAGATGCATATGGGGTTTTTCTTGAATGTTGCAGAACCATGTCTTATGTAGATGCAATGTAGTGCATGTATTCTGTTGGTAATGAACCACTAAACTGTGATTGGAATGATCACTTTAAAGGTACAGCATCTTCCAGCATCTTTGAATAATTAGCGTGTAGATGTGTTGTTATAATACCTATTCTGTTGTTTCATGGTCTAAACatagtttctttctttatttaggCAATTTGCTACAAGATCCAATTGCTCCAACCAACTCATCGTGCCAGCACTATGTCTGTAAATCATGTAAAGGtaaaaagatgatgatgaaaccATCGTGCAGCTGGTGTAAAGACTACGAGCAGTTTGAGGAGAACAAGCAGCTGTGCATCTTGGTGGACTGCTACAGAAAGATTTGCGAGTACATCGCAGATTCTCCTCTCGCCCAGCACATTTCAAGTACTGTGGGAGGGTCCCCAGACATCCTGGCGCTGTTGAATGAGGGACTCTCATTGGACAACAGACAGGAGGAGGAGTCACTATCCCTGAGCTTGACAAACCAGTCTCCTACACCCTCGACCTCAGAAACTCTCCCCGATGAGGGCCAGTCCCCATCGACAGAGATCAAAAAGCAAGACCTCAGTCCTCTAGGAGTGAATGGCCTCCAGGATTGCAATGGTTTGACCAATGTGGAGGAGTTGACCGCCAGTTTACCTTCACTAGAGGCCAGTGTTCCAGACTCAGTGGAAAGCGGGGGCGACGCAGTGAAACAAGAGAGTTTCACAAATGAGATCCCTGTGTGCGAGGCAGTGGCAGCTGCTGGCGAGGAACTATGTACCAGCACCATGGACATTTGTGGCTTTGGTGAGGATATTAAACATGATGGCGGGACTCTCCTCTTGAGTGTAGAGGAAGTGCTCAGGACTCTAGAACCAGACCACGTTGCCCAGGACGAGTGTCCTGCAATATTGCAGTCGACTCTTGAACCTTCAGGAAACTTGAATGGACCATTTGCATTGGTCAACTCTGCTCGGCAGCTCTCCTCTCTCCCGCAAGACTCGCAGGACGTTTTTGTCCCCCAGCACCCAATGTCCCAAAAGAATCCACAACATTTGGGAATATCCTGTTCCGCAGTGACACCTAGAATGCCACGGTCCAACCGGAAGCGCTCACGGTCAGAAAGCGACAGCGAGAAGGTTCAACCCGTACATATTTCCACCTTCATCCACGGCCCCACATTGGGCGCCTCCGCCCATGTTCCAATCAAGTCCGAACCTAAATCTCCCACTCCGACTATCCCCCACATGGCGGCGGTGCCCAACGGTGGTGGCCTTTCTAAGGTGGGCAAGGCATTACCGGTGCCTGCTAAAACTGTCAAAAAGACCATTGACAACCATGGACCCAAAAAGGCATACACTAAGTCCAAACAAGGCACTCCAAAGTCAAAGGAGAAGACAAAAGAACGGATTCTGACTAACGCCCTCATTCCCGGGAGCCCAACGAAAGTGTTGTACAAAAAGACACAAGAGAAAAAGGGCTGCAAGTGTGGCAGAGCAACTCAAAACCCAAGTGTTCTTACGTGCCGTGGACAGCGATGCCCCTGTTACTCCAACCGCAAAGCCTGTCTGGACTGCATATGCAGGGGCTGCCAGAACTCCTACATGGCCAATGGCGAAAAAAAACTGGAGGCTTTCGCTGTGCCAGAGAAGGCACTCGAGCAAACAAGACTCACTCTGGGCATCAACGTCACCAGCATCGCAGTGCGGAACACCACAGGTAGCGGCGCCGGCGGGATGCTCAATGTCTCCACGGCGGCTGGCTCGCCTGTGGCCTCCTTCTTGGCTACGGGGCCACACGAAGACAAAGGATTCGATGAACCATTGGACATGAGGTTTGACTGAGTACCAGATGATTCTCCTTTAACATCGCCCTGTATTCCAAACCGACTTGCTGATGGGGCTGAGGGACTGATGCCAGCAGAGTCAGCGATAAGGCAGCTACTGTGATTCTGTTCCAGTTCACATTATCAATTAAATTAGTTATTGCTGAAGCTCGTGCCTTAAAATCGTTTGTACTGTTCGTTTTGGTTTTCTTGCACAACTTAAGAAGGAGCGGTGAATTGGGATACTGTAAGTCAAGAGTTTCTTTtgtaaaaggttttatttttttattattattatttttttttactttaaagtacaagTGATCTTTAAGGCATGATCTTTGGCAAGATATACCTGACCTCATTGTTGTGGGTCACGATATGTGCATATGTGGAAGATTATCAGTTTGTAGGTTAGGGGATGAGACCTGATAAATGAATGGTACCCTACAGCATCAGTAGAGACTGGTTGtatttataaacagtttttgtacaCAGACTTAAGGAATTcgatttaaaaattacattttatgatatattttgtAAGTTACATTAACAACATTTGCAGTATTTATTGGGTATCACTTAACATAGATTA from the Carassius auratus strain Wakin chromosome 49, ASM336829v1, whole genome shotgun sequence genome contains:
- the LOC113066154 gene encoding E3 ubiquitin-protein ligase MSL2-like isoform X1; translation: MNPVNATTLYVSACRSVLQCDPRDPQALAEIYKLLPFFRQSLACLVCGNLLQDPIAPTNSSCQHYVCKSCKGKKMMMKPSCSWCKDYEQFEENKQLCILVDCYRKICEYIADSPLAQHISSTVGGSPDILALLNEGLSLDNRQEEESLSLSLTNQSPTPSTSETLPDEGQSPSTEIKKQDLSPLGVNGLQDCNGLTNVEELTASLPSLEASVPDSVESGGDAVKQESFTNEIPVCEAVAAAGEELCTSTMDICGFGEDIKHDGGTLLLSVEEVLRTLEPDHVAQDECPAILQSTLEPSGNLNGPFALVNSARQLSSLPQDSQDVFVPQHPMSQKNPQHLGISCSAVTPRMPRSNRKRSRSESDSEKVQPVHISTFIHGPTLGASAHVPIKSEPKSPTPTIPHMAAVPNGGGLSKVGKALPVPAKTVKKTIDNHGPKKAYTKSKQGTPKSKEKTKERILTNALIPGSPTKVLYKKTQEKKGCKCGRATQNPSVLTCRGQRCPCYSNRKACLDCICRGCQNSYMANGEKKLEAFAVPEKALEQTRLTLGINVTSIAVRNTTGSGAGGMLNVSTAAGSPVASFLATGPHEDKGFDEPLDMRFD
- the LOC113066154 gene encoding E3 ubiquitin-protein ligase MSL2-like isoform X2 — its product is MHGNLLQDPIAPTNSSCQHYVCKSCKGKKMMMKPSCSWCKDYEQFEENKQLCILVDCYRKICEYIADSPLAQHISSTVGGSPDILALLNEGLSLDNRQEEESLSLSLTNQSPTPSTSETLPDEGQSPSTEIKKQDLSPLGVNGLQDCNGLTNVEELTASLPSLEASVPDSVESGGDAVKQESFTNEIPVCEAVAAAGEELCTSTMDICGFGEDIKHDGGTLLLSVEEVLRTLEPDHVAQDECPAILQSTLEPSGNLNGPFALVNSARQLSSLPQDSQDVFVPQHPMSQKNPQHLGISCSAVTPRMPRSNRKRSRSESDSEKVQPVHISTFIHGPTLGASAHVPIKSEPKSPTPTIPHMAAVPNGGGLSKVGKALPVPAKTVKKTIDNHGPKKAYTKSKQGTPKSKEKTKERILTNALIPGSPTKVLYKKTQEKKGCKCGRATQNPSVLTCRGQRCPCYSNRKACLDCICRGCQNSYMANGEKKLEAFAVPEKALEQTRLTLGINVTSIAVRNTTGSGAGGMLNVSTAAGSPVASFLATGPHEDKGFDEPLDMRFD